The sequence CACCGGCTATCACATCCGCTGGTTTACGCCCACCGTGGAAATCGACCTCTGCGGGCACGCCACGCTGGCGACTGGGTACGTTATCTTTTTCCTGGAAAACCAGCCCGACAGCACCACCACCGATGCCATGACCTTCGACTCGCGCTCGGGCCCGTTGAAAGTGTGCCGCAGCGATGACGGCTGGCTTACGCTCGATTTCCCGGCCGATGTGTTGCAAAAAGCCGCGGTGCAGCCCCCTGCGTTGCTGGCGGGCCTCGGCGGCCCCAAGCCGTTGGAAATCCACAAAGGCAAAACGGATTTTATGGTGGTGTACGCCACGCAGGCCGACATTGAAAGCCTGGAACCCGATTTTCGCGAGCTGGTGACGGTGCCCGCCCGAGGCGTGATCGTGACAGCCCCCGGCACCGACGTCGATTTTGTTTCGCGCTTTTTCGGCCCTCAGTCGGGTATCGACGAAGACCCCGTTACGGGCTCGGCCCACACGACACTAGCCCCATACTGGGCCAACCGGCTGGGCAAGACCGAACTGGTTGCCCGGCAGCTCTCGGCCCGGGGCGGCTACCTCCGCTGCAAGCTCCACGGCACCGAAGAGACCGGCCGGCGCGTCGACATCAGCGGGCAGGTGCAGGTGTACCTGAAGGGCGAAATCTGGCTGTAGGTCAGCGCTGGCGAGCGTTGCGTTTGGGTCATGCCCACGGGTGTCAAGGTCGCGTGTTTTGGGTTAACCAAATCGTTCCTGCGTAGTTGTTTGGGTAGTCAATCAACTGTTGCCCCTGGGGCTTACGTATGGAAAACACAAAAATCAGTCGCCTCGCCACTGCCGCACTGGTTGTGGGGAGCATCGTTGGCACGTACTTTTTTGCCGGACCCCGTAACAAAAAACGCCGGACCGACGTCGTGCCGGAATACAACGACGAACTGGACACCAACCTGATTACCCCCGCCGGACCAACCTTTGCAGCCGTGTGGCCCGTCATTTACACCGGTACGTTAGGGCTGGCCGTGCATCAGGCACTCCCCTCGCAGGTCGAGAACCCACGCTACGAAAAAGCAGCCCCCTGGCTGGTGGTGAACTACCTGCTCAACGGGCTGTTCGGGATCTTCTTCTCGCGGGGCGAAAAAGCGGCGCGCATGGCAGCCAACGCCGTTACGGTTACGCAGCTTCCCACGGTGCTGGCGCTGCATCAGGCGCTGGGCGTGGGCCAAACCGACGTACCTGAACCCGAGCGCACTTTCCACCGGGCCACGGGTATCTATGCGGGCTGGATCACCGTAGCGACGGGCGTAGCCACGACCAACCTGCTGATCGAAAACGGCTGGCGTGAACCCCGCTCGCGGGCGGTGCCCTACGCGATTGGGCTGCTCAACGTGCTGGGCGCGATCGGGCTAACGGTATCGAAACGCCTCAACGACCCCTATTACCTGCTGCCCTTCATAGCGGGCTTTACGGGCGTAGCCGCCAAGCAGTATGGCCGCAACAATGCCGTGGCGGGAGTAGCCGGTACGCTGGCGCTGGTGGCAGCGGGAGCGTTCATTGACAGCGTCCGTAAGACGTCACCAACGCCTGAAGCCGAACAGGTCGATCAGGAAGCGGCCGAAACGATGCGCGCCGACATGGCCGAAGAGCCGTACTACATCGACCTGGACTAGTCGATAGGTCTCTGAACGACTGACGCGTCGCGTTTAACGGAGCCCCGATTGCGGTACTGAACGAATCGGAGCTCCGTTTTTGTCATTCTTCCGTCAGCCATCAACCGCAAAACATTATTCTACGCTTGCAGTACGCACTCACCGTTACCAGCCCCCACGTTATCGACATTACGTGCCGGATCGATCAGATTACGGGCAAAACCCTCGACCTGCAACTGCCCGCCTGGCGACCGGGCCGCTATGAGTTGCAGCATTTTGCCAAGAACGTTCGCCGCTTTGCCGTGTTCGATCAGGACGATCGGCCACTGCCGGTGCGCAAGGTGACCAGAGACCGCTGGCGGGTGCAGCTCAACGGCGCAACCAGCCTGCGGGTCGACTACGATTATTTTGCGTTGGTGGCGGGCGAACATCGGCTCGATGCAGGCAGCAGCTACGCTGACCCCACGCATTTCTGGTATGTTAACCCCATTAACCTGTGCATCTACGCCGACGGGCGGCTCAACGAACCCTGCTCACTGACGCTCGATATTCCCGACCACTGGGACATTGCCTGCGGCTTACCCCGCGAGGGCAGAACGTTACTAGCCTCCGATTACCACGCGCTGGTCGATAGCCCGTTCATCGCTTCCGATACACTACAGGCCATTCGGTATGAGGCGCGGGGCGTAGCCTGCACCGTCTGGATACAGGGCTGGCATTATTACCTGCCCCCCTCGTTCGACCGGGAGCAGATCATTCGCGATTTTACCCGCTTTTCGGAAGCCCAAATCGACTTGTTTGGCGAGTTTCCGCAGCCCGACTATCATTTTCTGACCATCGTGCTACCGGTGGCGTATTACCACGGCGTTGAACACCGCAACAGCACGGTGCTGGTTCTGGGGCCGGAGGTGGAAACGATCGACGCCGATGGCAACAAGACTGCCGATGCCGCGGGGCTGTACACCGACCTGCTGGGGGTAGCGTCGCACGAATTGTTTCATACCTGGAACGTCTGCCGCATCCGTCCCGCCGAACTGCTGCCTTACGATTATACCCGCGAGAATTACTTCACCACCTGTTTCGTGGCCGAGGGCATCACCACCTACTACGGTGATCTGATGCTCCACCGGTCGGGCGTGTTCGATGATGTTGCTTACCAGAAAGAGTTGCTGGTGATCCTGAAACGCCATTTCGAGGTAGCCGGGCGGGCGGCCTTGTCGCTCACCGAATCGTCGTGGGATCTTTGGCTCGATGGCTACGTGCGCGGCGTGCCCGACCGCAAAGTGTCAGTCTATCACAAAGGGGCTATTGTGTCGATGATGCTGGATCTGTACCTGCGCCGTAAGTTTGCCAACGCCCGCTCGCTCGACGATGTGATGCGACTGTTGTGGCAACGTTTCGGCAAACCGTTTATCGGCTATACCTACGACGACTACCGCGCCATTGTGGCCGAAGTAGCCGAGGAACCGATGGACTGGTATTTCGATACCTGCATCACGGGCAATGCCCCCCTCGAAGCACCACTCAACGAACTGTTGGCCTTCATCGGCCTGCACATCACGCGCGACGCCGACGGGCTGATCGTCCTGAGCTGATTACTCACCGGTCTCCAACACCACCTCGGTCACAGGCACGCCAAAATCGGGCATCCCGTCGGGCAGCCATCCGATGGGTTGCAGGCGTGGGGTCCGTTCGTTTTCGCAGCCCAGATTGGGGCGGGGGTTGGCGTGGTAGAGCAACCAGGTCTGGCCCGTTTCGGTCTTGAAAAAACACCCATGCCCCGGCCCATACGTATCTGTTTCGGGCGAAGTGCTGAAGACCGGTTCCTGGCATTTCGTCCATGAGGCGGCGGCCATCAGGTCACTGTCGGTGCGGGCGTGCAACAGGCCAAACGCGTACTCATCCGTCCAGCAGCCACTGGCTGAGTACGCTACAAAGAGGTGGTCGCCGTGGTGCAGAAAGGCCGGAGCCTCGTTCACCAGAATCCGATTCCGAACACTCGCCGGATCGGCGTCGCGATTGTGCCGCTCCCAGGGCAGGTGGGGCTCAGACAGCAGCAGCCGGTCGCCCACACAGGTCCAGGGGTTGCTCATGCGGCAGAGGTAGATGTTCTGCTGTTCGTTCTGATCCCCCGCCCAGCCCGACCACGCGAAGTACAACTGACCGTTCAGGTCGATCACCGTTCCGTCGATACCCCATTTGTTATCGGGTGTCACCAGTTCGTTCTTCACCGTCCAACGCCCGTCGATAGGATCGCAGGCATCGTTTTCCAGCACCCAGATTCGTTGCCTGTCGGGCGTTTCCCGGTTAGCCGCGCTCAGGTAGGCATACCAGCATTTGTGGCCCTGCCCGTTGTCGAGGTAATGCATCTCGGGGGCCCACACACTGCCCGAAAAAGGCCCGGATGCCGGCGCTTCCCAAACCACTTTCCCTTCGCTTTGAGCCAGATCGGCCAGGCTTTTCACCTTCCAGATCGTCAGGTTGCTGTTGGTTGAATGGGTATAATAGAAATAGCCGTCGTGGCAGAGCGCCCAGGGATCGGGGCCGTAGTTCAGCAGCGGATTAACGACGGCGGCAGGTTGTGCGGTCATGGTTGTAGTAGCCTAAAGGGACTTACGTATACGCACAACTCGCCAATGTCAGGTTGGTTATCGAAAGCTTAGGCACGGACCCGGCGTGTCCGGCCCGCTGTCCAGTTTCGGACAACGTACCCAGCATCCGTGCCGCAATCGGGACCAGAAGCGGCCTTTAGCGCATATGGCACGGGCCTTGAGCGTCCTTCGTAAACACGCAACGGGCATGTTCCGAACCTATCTTCTTCTAGCGCTACGTCAGTTTGGGCGCAACCGACTGTATTCAGCCCTCAACATCGGCGGTCTGGCGGTGGGCCTGGCGGTCAGCGCCTACATCAGCCTGTATGTGTGGCACGAATTTCACTACGACCAGTTTCATCCGCTGGCCGAACGTACCTACCGGGCACTGTCTGTCTCGAACTACGACGGGCAGGAAATGACCATGACCAACATGCACGAGTCGTTTGGCCGGGAAGCGAAACGGCAATTGCCCGAGGTCGAACAGGTCGTGCGTTTTTCGGCGGGAATGGGCCCCGTCTGGGTGCAGGCAGATGCTGACCACCAGCAAAAACCGGCCAACGTGGGCTTTGCCGATCCATCGCTACTAACGGTCATGGGCTTCAGCCTGGCTGAGGGTGACCCCCGAATGGCACTGACCGAGCCGGGGAAGATTGTGCTGACACAGCCGCTGGCCGAGCAGCTATTTGGCCGTCAGAACCCGGTGGGCAAGACCGTCACCTACGACAAAAACTACCCATTGACCGTCAGCGGCGTGTTCGCGGATCTGCCCACCAACACTATTTTCCAGTTCGACGCGCTGGTATCGCTGGCCTCTATGCCAATGCTGGGCGAGCGAAAAAAGCAGAGTTGGGAATATGCCGGTTTCCTGGACACGTACCTGGTGCTACGCCCCGGAACAGAGGTGGCTAAAACGGCCGAAAAGCTGAAGTTGATCAATAAGGGCGTCAAGTTTATGGATGCCAAAGCGTCGTTCCTGCTCGAAGCCCTGCCTGATCTTCACCTGCACAGTCATTCGGTTTCGCCCGACACACGCCAGAACCTGTACATTTTTCTGGGTATTGCGCTGCTCATTCTGGCCCTGGCCACTACCAACTACGTCAGCCTGACTACGGCTCGCGCCACGCAACGCGCCCGTGAAGTGGGCGTTCGGAAAGCCATTGGCGGGCAACGGCGCGAGTTGGTCATGCAATTCTATACCGAATCGTTTCTGACCACCACGCTGGCGGTTGGGCTAGGCCTTGGCCTGCTGGCGCTGTTCTTTCCGTGGATAAACCAGTTGCTGGGAATTCGTATGAATGGTCGCGTTTTCGATGACGCCAGCTACTGGCTGGTACTGGCTGGCCTGTGGCTTGGCTGTTCGTTGCTGGCCGGAGGTTATCCCGCTTTTCTGCTGTCTGGTTTTCGGCCGCAGGATGCGCTCAAAAGCACGGTATCGGGCGGCAAACGGGGCGCAGGTATGCGCCGTGTGTTGACCACGGGTCAGTTCACGGCATCGGCTGGTTTGCTCATGTGCAGCCTGATCTTCTTCGCCCAGATGCGCTTTCTGCGGACAAAAAATATTGGCCTCGACCGGGCACAGGTAGTGGCTGTTGCCATTGACAAAGAGATGGCTCCACAATACGCGGCGTTTCGTGATGCTGTCCGACAATGGAATGGTGCCGATCGGGTTGCCGCTACCAATACGCGCCTGTTTACTCCGTTCGTGTCTATTTATTTTTTGACGGTAAAAAAGACCCAAAAACAATCGATGGTCAACGTGCTGACGGTTGATAAATCGTTTTTCAGGACGCTCGGTATCGGCTGGAACCTGCCACCCGCTGGATGGAGCGATAAAGCTATTACTAAAGAGTTACAGGTGTATAATCAGCAGGCGATGAAAGAGGCGGGCGAGACGGTCCGCGTGGTGCCGCACCCTGACCCGTTTGGTTTTAGTAATCAGGGGCTGCAAGGCGTCGTGGCAGACTTCAAGCTCTTCGGATTAAAGCATGAACAGTCGCCGGTGATGCTCTCGGTGGTGAGTGATACCAGCCGGGCCGTGGTAGAGAATGGCGGTTACCTGCTGGTGAAATTGAACCCGAACCAGGACGTACCTGTGGCGCTGGGGCAGCTTAAACTCCTGTACGAACAAGCCAACCCACCCGCCCCATTCGATTATTATTTCCTCGACGATGCCTACAACAAGCTGTACGAAAAAGAGCAGCAGTTGGCTACCCTTGTCAATGGCTTCACGGGCCTGACTTTGCTGGTGGCCTGCCTCGGCTTGCTGGGGCTGATGACGTTTACAGTCGAGGCCCGTACCAAAGAGATCGGCATCCGAAAAGTGCTCGGGGCCAGTGTGGCTAGCATCGTCGGGTTGCTGAGCCGGGAGCTGGTGCTGCTGGTGTCGATTGCCGTGTTGCTCGCCTCACCGTTGGCCTGGTGGGCCATGACGAAGTGGCTGGCCGATTTCGCCCATCACATCGACATCCGCTGGTGGGTATTTGCCGCCGCGGGGGCTGGCTCCCTACTCATTGCGCTGCTCACGATTGGCGTGCAAAGCATCCGGGCCGCGTTGGCCAACCCCGTGGAGTCGCTGCGCAGCGAGTGACAGGGCTAGTTCAGGCTGTAGAATAGCCTTTAATTGCCTTACGTTTAACGGTATAACGTTCTCAAAAAAGGAGATGACTGAAGCGGTGTTTGCTTTCCGAATTAATGTTGAGAAACCCGTTGCTGGTGCCGTTTATGGTTTGCAAAAAGGCAGCGGGAACGACTACGAAACCGTTCAACAGCAAACCGCTAGCTCCGAGGCACTCACGTTTACCATTGCCCTTTCTGCGAAGAGAACCAAAGAGGGCGACCTGGTTTTGTACGGGCCTTTTTGCCAGGGACCGCCCCATAACCGGTTTCTCTATCTGGACATTGGCAGCTATGCGGGCCAGGGGAATGCCCCTTTCAGCGGCCGGCTGAAAATTCCTCTCCCCAAACTTGCTGACGAGCTCAGTAGCGCAGCCGTAGCTGGTCGCACCTTGGTAGCCACCGTCTACGGCACCAATGAAAAGACGGGCCGCCCTGTTGGGGGCACGGGGAAACCAGTTGATGGCTGGAAGCCTGACAGACGCTAAGCCTAATTACTCTGCTCGCACACAGGCCCGGTCGCTCACAATTACGGCGCGTTTTATGGAATGTCAGGACTAACTGAATCCATTGAAACACGACGAAATGACGCAATTAGTATGCTACGGGGGCTGTTGTTGGTGGGTGGATGGCTAGCGGCCACTACTGGTTGGGGGCAAGTCGCGAAAAATGCGCCCGCTGGTGGCAACGGTCTGGTTGGGGAGTACTATGCTGGTTCAGGCTTCAACCGGAAAGTGCTAGTGCGCACCGACCCTCAGGTTGATTTTAGCTGGGACGGCTACACATTGCCCGCTCCCGGCGTGACGCCCAACTCGTTTTCTGTTCGCTGGACGGGGAAAGTGTATGCACCCGTGAGTGGCCCTTACAAATTCACGGCTGTGGTTGATGACGGGATTCGGATCTGGGTAGATGGCAAGCTGGCGATGGACGAATGGCACTACCGGAAACAGAAGTTGTCCGGGCAGTCGGTGACGCTACAGGCCGGCAAGTTTTACGACCTGAAAATCGAGTACTACAACGCCCGTAACGGTGGGTACGTACAGCTGAACTGGAACTTGGTGAATGAGGCTGGGAAATCGCCCGCTTTCGAGAACGCTCCGCAACAGAAAGTATCCGGTCAGTTCTTGTACAATGGCCCCCCATCGAAGGCGATGCCGTTACCGACAACCAAGCCTGTATCCGCCACCAAGCCGAAACCCGCCCCGCCTGTCGTTGTCCCGAAAGTGGCCATCAAAGCAAAGCAGGTCGCTAGTCAGCCCGCCCGCCCGCGAACGCCAGCCGTCAGCTCGGTGCCGGTATCACCATCAGTGAGTAGCGCCACGACACAGTCGGTTGTAACACCAGCTAGCCCGCCAGCCGTAAAGCCGATCGCTTTCGCGCAGAGCGATTATCAGCTACTGCCTTCCTCCTACGAAGCACTGAATGAGTGGGCCGCCACCTTGCGGCGCGATACCACGGCCAAGTTAACCATTACCGGCCACACCGACCACGTAGGCGATCCCCGACTCAATCAGCTCTTATCAGAAAACCGGGCGAAAGTGGTCCGCTATTACTTTGTCCGGCAAGGTATTGCCGAGCACCGGCTGACGATTGCGGGCTTGGGAGGTGCCCAACCGCTTGCCAGCAACGAAACAGAGGCGGGACGGGCGCAGAACCGGCGCGTTGAACTAAGCCTTAAGCCGTAGCGCCAACACAGTCCTGCTAGACGTAGATCATCTTCCGGGTCATGCCGCCATCGACCACGAAGTTTTGTCCGGTGATAAAATCGTTGGCTTCATCGAGCAGGAACAGAATCATCCGGGCGATGTCGTCGGGGCGGCCCACGCGTCCGGCGGGGTGCTGCTTGTGATCGGCAGGCCGTAGCTTTTCGGGGTCGGGGTGGCCCTTTTTCAAACCCGACACGTCGATCCAGCCGGGACTGATGCAATTGGCACGTACCTGCGGCCCAAGGCTCATCGCCAACGAATGAGTGAGGGCGAAAATACCGCCTTTGCTGGCCGAGTAACCGAAGGTATCAGGCTCCGATTGGAAGGCCCGCGTCGAGCAAAGGCTGATGATGGTGCCGTGCTGCTCGCGCAGGTGAGGCGCGACGTATTTGGCGCACAAAAACGGACCGGTCAGGTTCACGCCGATGGCCGCCTTCCACTCGTCGGCGGTCAGTTCGTCGATCGATTTTTCCTGCATAATGGCGGCGTTGTTGATCAGCGCGTCGATGCGGCCAAACTGCCTGGCGGTCTGGCTAATGGCCTGCTGCACGGCCTTTTCGTCGGCCACATCACAAACCACAAATTGAGCGTTGGGGTGGGCAGCACCCAGTTCGGCCTCCGCCTCGGCAAGGGCTTCGGCATCGGCCTCCCAGAGCGACACCGCGTAGTCGTGATTCAGTAGAAACTCCGCCGTAAACCGGCCAATGCCCTGGCCCGCGCCGGTAATGATGACTGTTTTGGTTGACATAGTGCGTAAAAAAAGCGTCTCAACCCTTAACCCGTTTTTACCGATCAAGGGTTGAGACGCCTTAGCCAACGTACCTGCGTCGTTAGGCCACGCCTAGCGCCAGTACGGCATTTCGCCGGGGTTGATGAGGACCGTCCGGGTACGTCCGTCGAGTTCGAGCGTATTGATGCTGCGCGTTCCCGTGCCGGTGTTGGGTGTGTTCGTAAAAATCAGTTTCGAGCCGGTTGGGTCGAGGCGTGGTTCGAGGTCGTTGGTGCCCGATGGCTTGCTCGTGCTGTTGCCACCCTGGTTGGTCGACGCCGTGATTTCAACCAGCGCGTTGTTGTTCAGCAAATCGATCCGGTGCAGGCGGGCGTCGAGCTGACGGCCCTGTTCGTTTTGCAACGCACCCAGATCGACAGACAGATACAACTGCCGCCCATCCGGCGAGAACACGGGGTTGCTCAGCCGGTTGTTGAGGCGGCTCAGAACCAGGAATGCATCGCCGCCGCCCTGCGGGATAATCACGATTTCGTTGTTGTAATACCCCTGCGTAGTCCTGACCACGATCCGGTTGGTGGCGGCGTTCCAGTCGGCCGAGGCATATTGACGACCAAACGGAGCCGTCGCCACCGTGCGTAGCCCCGTACCATCGGTGCGCACCGCATACAGTCGCTCGTTGGACGGATAGACCAGTTGCGTGCCATCGGGCGACCAGCCAAACGACAATTCGG comes from Fibrella aestuarina BUZ 2 and encodes:
- a CDS encoding glycoside hydrolase family 43 protein; the encoded protein is MTAQPAAVVNPLLNYGPDPWALCHDGYFYYTHSTNSNLTIWKVKSLADLAQSEGKVVWEAPASGPFSGSVWAPEMHYLDNGQGHKCWYAYLSAANRETPDRQRIWVLENDACDPIDGRWTVKNELVTPDNKWGIDGTVIDLNGQLYFAWSGWAGDQNEQQNIYLCRMSNPWTCVGDRLLLSEPHLPWERHNRDADPASVRNRILVNEAPAFLHHGDHLFVAYSASGCWTDEYAFGLLHARTDSDLMAAASWTKCQEPVFSTSPETDTYGPGHGCFFKTETGQTWLLYHANPRPNLGCENERTPRLQPIGWLPDGMPDFGVPVTEVVLETGE
- a CDS encoding DUF5990 family protein, with translation MTEAVFAFRINVEKPVAGAVYGLQKGSGNDYETVQQQTASSEALTFTIALSAKRTKEGDLVLYGPFCQGPPHNRFLYLDIGSYAGQGNAPFSGRLKIPLPKLADELSSAAVAGRTLVATVYGTNEKTGRPVGGTGKPVDGWKPDRR
- a CDS encoding SDR family oxidoreductase, with product MSTKTVIITGAGQGIGRFTAEFLLNHDYAVSLWEADAEALAEAEAELGAAHPNAQFVVCDVADEKAVQQAISQTARQFGRIDALINNAAIMQEKSIDELTADEWKAAIGVNLTGPFLCAKYVAPHLREQHGTIISLCSTRAFQSEPDTFGYSASKGGIFALTHSLAMSLGPQVRANCISPGWIDVSGLKKGHPDPEKLRPADHKQHPAGRVGRPDDIARMILFLLDEANDFITGQNFVVDGGMTRKMIYV
- a CDS encoding ABC transporter permease; this translates as MFRTYLLLALRQFGRNRLYSALNIGGLAVGLAVSAYISLYVWHEFHYDQFHPLAERTYRALSVSNYDGQEMTMTNMHESFGREAKRQLPEVEQVVRFSAGMGPVWVQADADHQQKPANVGFADPSLLTVMGFSLAEGDPRMALTEPGKIVLTQPLAEQLFGRQNPVGKTVTYDKNYPLTVSGVFADLPTNTIFQFDALVSLASMPMLGERKKQSWEYAGFLDTYLVLRPGTEVAKTAEKLKLINKGVKFMDAKASFLLEALPDLHLHSHSVSPDTRQNLYIFLGIALLILALATTNYVSLTTARATQRAREVGVRKAIGGQRRELVMQFYTESFLTTTLAVGLGLGLLALFFPWINQLLGIRMNGRVFDDASYWLVLAGLWLGCSLLAGGYPAFLLSGFRPQDALKSTVSGGKRGAGMRRVLTTGQFTASAGLLMCSLIFFAQMRFLRTKNIGLDRAQVVAVAIDKEMAPQYAAFRDAVRQWNGADRVAATNTRLFTPFVSIYFLTVKKTQKQSMVNVLTVDKSFFRTLGIGWNLPPAGWSDKAITKELQVYNQQAMKEAGETVRVVPHPDPFGFSNQGLQGVVADFKLFGLKHEQSPVMLSVVSDTSRAVVENGGYLLVKLNPNQDVPVALGQLKLLYEQANPPAPFDYYFLDDAYNKLYEKEQQLATLVNGFTGLTLLVACLGLLGLMTFTVEARTKEIGIRKVLGASVASIVGLLSRELVLLVSIAVLLASPLAWWAMTKWLADFAHHIDIRWWVFAAAGAGSLLIALLTIGVQSIRAALANPVESLRSE
- a CDS encoding OmpA family protein, giving the protein MLRGLLLVGGWLAATTGWGQVAKNAPAGGNGLVGEYYAGSGFNRKVLVRTDPQVDFSWDGYTLPAPGVTPNSFSVRWTGKVYAPVSGPYKFTAVVDDGIRIWVDGKLAMDEWHYRKQKLSGQSVTLQAGKFYDLKIEYYNARNGGYVQLNWNLVNEAGKSPAFENAPQQKVSGQFLYNGPPSKAMPLPTTKPVSATKPKPAPPVVVPKVAIKAKQVASQPARPRTPAVSSVPVSPSVSSATTQSVVTPASPPAVKPIAFAQSDYQLLPSSYEALNEWAATLRRDTTAKLTITGHTDHVGDPRLNQLLSENRAKVVRYYFVRQGIAEHRLTIAGLGGAQPLASNETEAGRAQNRRVELSLKP
- a CDS encoding tryptophan-rich sensory protein, with protein sequence MENTKISRLATAALVVGSIVGTYFFAGPRNKKRRTDVVPEYNDELDTNLITPAGPTFAAVWPVIYTGTLGLAVHQALPSQVENPRYEKAAPWLVVNYLLNGLFGIFFSRGEKAARMAANAVTVTQLPTVLALHQALGVGQTDVPEPERTFHRATGIYAGWITVATGVATTNLLIENGWREPRSRAVPYAIGLLNVLGAIGLTVSKRLNDPYYLLPFIAGFTGVAAKQYGRNNAVAGVAGTLALVAAGAFIDSVRKTSPTPEAEQVDQEAAETMRADMAEEPYYIDLD
- a CDS encoding M61 family metallopeptidase, with product MQYALTVTSPHVIDITCRIDQITGKTLDLQLPAWRPGRYELQHFAKNVRRFAVFDQDDRPLPVRKVTRDRWRVQLNGATSLRVDYDYFALVAGEHRLDAGSSYADPTHFWYVNPINLCIYADGRLNEPCSLTLDIPDHWDIACGLPREGRTLLASDYHALVDSPFIASDTLQAIRYEARGVACTVWIQGWHYYLPPSFDREQIIRDFTRFSEAQIDLFGEFPQPDYHFLTIVLPVAYYHGVEHRNSTVLVLGPEVETIDADGNKTADAAGLYTDLLGVASHELFHTWNVCRIRPAELLPYDYTRENYFTTCFVAEGITTYYGDLMLHRSGVFDDVAYQKELLVILKRHFEVAGRAALSLTESSWDLWLDGYVRGVPDRKVSVYHKGAIVSMMLDLYLRRKFANARSLDDVMRLLWQRFGKPFIGYTYDDYRAIVAEVAEEPMDWYFDTCITGNAPLEAPLNELLAFIGLHITRDADGLIVLS
- a CDS encoding PhzF family phenazine biosynthesis protein, yielding MTTTPSLRIYQLDAFTDTLYKGNPAAVVPLTDQNQWLTDVQMQTIAAENNLAETAFYVRTDTGYHIRWFTPTVEIDLCGHATLATGYVIFFLENQPDSTTTDAMTFDSRSGPLKVCRSDDGWLTLDFPADVLQKAAVQPPALLAGLGGPKPLEIHKGKTDFMVVYATQADIESLEPDFRELVTVPARGVIVTAPGTDVDFVSRFFGPQSGIDEDPVTGSAHTTLAPYWANRLGKTELVARQLSARGGYLRCKLHGTEETGRRVDISGQVQVYLKGEIWL